In Candidatus Methylomirabilota bacterium, a genomic segment contains:
- the fhcD gene encoding formylmethanofuran--tetrahydromethanopterin N-formyltransferase, whose product MEINGVCIDETYAEAFGMYASRVLITACSKGWAMEAARSMAGFGTSVIGCGCEVAIGTEATETPDDRPGVSVMLFATSKKAVQEQLINRIGQCVMTAPTSACYNDLEAEDRLSIGGKLKFFGDGFQISKRFEPRMFGNGSGPRRFWRIPVMDGEFIVEDRFGVQKGVGGGNFLLLGSELSVTLQAAERAIEAMRKVPGVIMPFPGGVVRSGSKVGSRYKFLNASSNTAFCPSLRGAVKSELPEGVGAVLEIVVDGLTPEAVGEAMRVGIRAACGPGVVKISAGNYGGKLGKHHFHLHQLLAG is encoded by the coding sequence ATGGAGATCAATGGCGTTTGCATCGACGAGACCTATGCAGAGGCATTCGGCATGTATGCGAGCCGGGTGCTCATCACTGCGTGCAGCAAGGGGTGGGCCATGGAGGCGGCCCGCAGCATGGCCGGTTTCGGCACCTCAGTCATCGGCTGCGGCTGTGAGGTGGCAATTGGAACCGAGGCGACTGAGACGCCCGACGACCGCCCCGGCGTAAGTGTGATGCTGTTCGCCACGTCGAAAAAGGCGGTGCAGGAACAGCTTATCAACCGAATCGGCCAGTGCGTCATGACGGCCCCGACGTCGGCCTGTTATAACGATCTGGAGGCCGAAGACCGTCTGTCAATCGGGGGGAAGCTCAAATTTTTCGGCGATGGGTTTCAGATCAGCAAGCGCTTCGAGCCGCGGATGTTCGGCAACGGAAGCGGCCCTCGGCGGTTCTGGCGGATTCCCGTGATGGACGGCGAGTTCATTGTGGAAGACCGGTTCGGCGTGCAAAAGGGTGTAGGCGGCGGCAACTTCCTGCTGTTGGGGAGTGAGCTGTCGGTCACGCTGCAGGCCGCCGAGCGGGCGATTGAGGCGATGCGGAAGGTACCTGGCGTCATCATGCCGTTTCCTGGCGGCGTCGTCAGATCCGGCAGCAAGGTCGGCTCGCGCTACAAGTTCCTGAACGCCTCCAGCAATACGGCCTTCTGCCCATCGCTGCGAGGCGCGGTCAAGAGCGAACTGCCGGAGGGCGTCGGGGCGGTACTCGAAATCGTCGTCGACGGCCTGACGCCGGAGGCGGTGGGAGAGGCGATGCGGGTCGGCATCCGGGCTGCATGCGGTCCAGGCGTCGTGAAGATCTCCGCCGGTAACTACGGCGGCAAGTTGGGCAAACATCACTTTCACCTGCACCAGTTGCTGGCGGGCTGA
- a CDS encoding formylmethanofuran dehydrogenase subunit A has protein sequence MARSLRIVGGEVYDPANGINGTVKEICVEDGKVVESCTGPAEVIDAGNLVVMPGGVDIHTHIASPAVNAARGFRPEDHRHMLFNAKPGAGIRSGVGSTVPSTFATGYLYAQMGYTTVMEGANAPIGVRHTHEELIDIPIVDKGLYIELGSNEFILKFIKAGELDKVKRYVAWLLRSLKAYGVKLVNPGGVEQWKYGKDVETLDDKVHYFDVTPRQILQTLASVNESLGLPHSIHLHANRLGTPNNYLTTLDTMRTLEGSRLHVAHAQFHSYGGENWGGFCSKAPEIAEYINTHPNITTDIGQVVFGDATTITADGPWQYRLYKLSKNKWYNQDVEIETGCGIVPYTYRENNFVNALQWAIGLELFLLIRDPWRVFLSTDHPNGGPFYLYPWIIRLLMDKPFRDEMLKRVHKRVASETILSSLDREYSLSEIAIISRAGPARALGLHHKGHLGVGADADITIYAKDTDREQMFEHPVYTIKGGETVLRDGEIVASPDGKTLFVIPPDVGEMDPSFKTEFENFYTIRYQNFPIDIEDIPYREAIPLGTAR, from the coding sequence ATGGCACGCTCATTACGAATCGTCGGCGGCGAGGTGTACGACCCGGCCAACGGGATTAACGGTACGGTAAAAGAGATCTGTGTCGAGGATGGAAAGGTCGTCGAGTCCTGCACCGGGCCTGCCGAGGTGATCGACGCCGGCAACCTGGTAGTGATGCCTGGCGGCGTCGATATCCATACCCACATCGCGAGTCCGGCGGTCAACGCGGCCCGCGGGTTCAGGCCAGAGGACCACCGGCACATGCTATTCAACGCGAAGCCCGGTGCCGGTATACGATCCGGTGTGGGCTCGACCGTTCCCTCGACCTTTGCAACGGGGTACCTCTACGCCCAGATGGGCTACACCACGGTCATGGAGGGCGCCAACGCGCCCATTGGGGTTCGACATACCCATGAAGAGCTGATCGACATCCCGATCGTCGATAAAGGGTTATACATTGAGCTTGGAAGCAACGAGTTTATCCTGAAGTTCATCAAGGCGGGCGAACTGGACAAGGTCAAGCGCTACGTCGCTTGGCTCCTCCGGTCGTTGAAGGCATACGGCGTCAAGCTGGTCAACCCAGGAGGGGTCGAGCAGTGGAAGTACGGCAAGGACGTCGAGACCCTGGACGACAAGGTCCACTACTTCGATGTGACACCGCGCCAGATCCTGCAGACGCTCGCCTCGGTCAACGAAAGTCTCGGCCTGCCCCACTCGATCCACCTGCACGCCAATCGCCTGGGTACGCCGAACAACTATCTGACGACCCTGGATACGATGCGGACACTGGAGGGTAGCCGACTCCATGTGGCGCACGCCCAGTTCCACAGCTACGGCGGCGAAAACTGGGGCGGCTTCTGCTCAAAGGCTCCTGAAATTGCCGAGTACATCAACACCCATCCCAACATCACGACGGATATTGGCCAGGTGGTTTTTGGCGACGCCACCACCATCACGGCGGACGGACCCTGGCAGTACCGGCTGTACAAGCTCAGCAAGAACAAATGGTACAACCAGGACGTAGAGATCGAGACCGGGTGCGGGATCGTCCCCTATACCTATCGCGAAAACAACTTTGTGAATGCCCTGCAATGGGCGATCGGATTGGAGCTGTTCCTCCTGATCCGTGATCCGTGGCGGGTCTTTCTCTCTACCGATCATCCCAACGGCGGCCCCTTCTACCTCTATCCATGGATCATTCGACTGCTCATGGACAAGCCGTTCCGGGACGAGATGCTGAAGCGTGTGCATAAGCGCGTGGCGTCCGAGACGATCCTGTCGAGCCTCGACCGCGAATACAGCCTGTCGGAGATCGCCATCATCTCCAGGGCCGGCCCAGCGAGGGCGCTGGGACTTCATCATAAGGGCCACCTGGGGGTCGGGGCCGATGCCGATATCACCATCTACGCCAAGGATACCGACCGGGAGCAGATGTTCGAACATCCTGTCTATACCATCAAGGGCGGCGAGACGGTGCTGCGGGACGGCGAGATCGTGGCCAGTCCAGACGGCAAGACCCTGTTCGTCATCCCGCCGGATGTGGGCGAGATGGACCCAAGCTTCAAGACCGAATTCGAAAACTTCTATACGATCCGGTACCAGAATTTCCCGATCGATATCGAGGATATCCCCTATCGGGAGGCGATTCCCCTGGGGACGGCTCGATGA
- a CDS encoding formylmethanofuran dehydrogenase subunit B → MAESVAVQEPATKKEPYVMTGVVCPYCGVTCDDLEVKVENGKITEVKNACTLGKDTFLHHLEGLSTPRLYGKPATVDECIDAAAEVLAKAKYPLIYGLDSTELGAQRKSIELADLIGANIDHTSSVCHAPSYQAVMTVGIPTCTSGETKNRADLVIFWGCNPAEAHPRHAIRYSVTVKGMFTPKGKKDRMVIQVDVRPTPTTRIADAFIQMKPNSDYEVISALRALVKGHELPVTEVGGIPIDELKALVEKMKSAKFGIVYWGMGLTQTRGKYLNLVALLKLAQDLNQFTKFSCAAMRGHGNVVGMAQVLTWQTGFPFHVNMSRGYPRFNPGEFSVVDMLARKEVDAALIIAGDAIGNFPGGMAEHLKSIPLIAIDPKESDTTRVADIVIPAAQGAIAAGGMAYRMDHIPLMFKKVVDSPYPSDREILERIIAKIKAIKSRAGNGAPAPAGRG, encoded by the coding sequence ATGGCTGAGAGCGTTGCCGTACAAGAACCGGCTACAAAAAAAGAACCGTATGTGATGACGGGGGTCGTCTGCCCCTATTGCGGGGTGACCTGTGACGATCTTGAGGTCAAGGTCGAGAACGGAAAGATCACCGAGGTCAAGAACGCCTGTACCCTCGGGAAAGACACCTTCCTCCATCATCTGGAAGGGTTGTCGACCCCGAGACTGTATGGCAAACCGGCCACCGTTGATGAGTGTATCGACGCGGCGGCGGAGGTTCTCGCCAAGGCCAAATATCCCCTCATCTATGGACTCGATTCGACCGAACTGGGCGCCCAGCGCAAATCGATTGAGCTGGCCGATCTGATCGGCGCCAATATCGATCATACCTCTTCGGTCTGTCACGCGCCCAGCTACCAGGCGGTGATGACCGTCGGCATCCCCACCTGCACATCTGGAGAGACGAAGAACCGGGCCGATCTGGTGATCTTCTGGGGGTGTAATCCGGCCGAGGCGCACCCGCGGCACGCCATCCGCTACTCGGTGACCGTCAAGGGGATGTTTACCCCAAAGGGGAAGAAGGACCGGATGGTCATTCAGGTCGACGTCAGGCCGACGCCGACCACGCGCATCGCCGACGCCTTTATCCAGATGAAACCGAACTCGGATTACGAGGTCATCTCGGCGCTCCGGGCGCTGGTAAAGGGTCACGAGTTGCCGGTGACCGAGGTTGGGGGCATCCCGATCGATGAGTTGAAGGCGCTGGTTGAGAAGATGAAGAGCGCCAAGTTCGGGATCGTCTATTGGGGGATGGGTCTGACCCAGACCAGGGGCAAGTATCTGAATCTTGTGGCGCTGCTCAAGCTCGCCCAGGACCTGAACCAGTTCACCAAGTTTTCGTGCGCGGCCATGAGAGGTCACGGCAACGTGGTGGGGATGGCGCAGGTGCTGACTTGGCAGACGGGCTTTCCCTTCCATGTCAACATGAGTCGCGGCTATCCGCGATTCAATCCCGGCGAATTTTCGGTCGTCGATATGTTGGCCCGCAAAGAGGTTGATGCGGCACTGATTATTGCCGGCGACGCCATCGGCAACTTTCCCGGGGGGATGGCGGAGCACCTAAAATCGATCCCGCTGATCGCCATCGATCCCAAAGAGAGCGATACGACCAGAGTCGCCGATATCGTTATTCCAGCGGCGCAGGGCGCCATTGCCGCCGGCGGCATGGCGTACAGAATGGACCATATCCCCCTGATGTTCAAAAAGGTCGTTGATTCACCCTATCCATCGGATCGGGAGATCCTTGAGCGCATTATCGCAAAGATCAAGGCGATAAAGAGTCGCGCCGGCAACGGTGCTCCCGCCCCGGCAGGCAGAGGCTGA
- a CDS encoding formylmethanofuran dehydrogenase: MPDTQFVLITGRSTKQGKSLHLGKEAEEYREEVSTLQMNLKDMDALGLQDGGQAQVTSSYGSIVVKLKKTDIPQGIVFIPYGELSNALIGSDTQATGMPDSKGITVEVKRHG; the protein is encoded by the coding sequence GTGCCTGACACACAGTTCGTTCTGATTACCGGTCGATCGACCAAGCAGGGCAAATCGCTCCATCTCGGCAAGGAAGCGGAAGAGTACCGGGAAGAGGTGTCGACCTTGCAGATGAACCTCAAGGATATGGACGCCCTGGGTCTGCAGGATGGGGGTCAGGCGCAGGTCACATCGAGCTACGGTTCGATCGTCGTCAAATTGAAAAAGACCGATATCCCGCAGGGAATCGTCTTTATACCGTATGGAGAGTTGAGCAATGCCCTGATCGGTTCCGATACCCAGGCGACGGGGATGCCTGACTCCAAGGGGATTACGGTGGAGGTGAAGCGCCATGGCTGA
- a CDS encoding methylenetetrahydromethanopterin dehydrogenase yields the protein MTNERKHLLYFLTTEAQPSPFDINMAYDAGFHAVIPYGSVNEESAVLLVQDIIFSRGPKGAKFSALFIGGNDVDSAERVRQAAAKSMFPPFQVSMMIDPKGSYTTAVALVAKAEKAVGGLRGKRVAIPGGTGPVGIVAATLCVKLGAEVVIGSRQLSGVQQLAERLSAKTGGTVKGAAMATDDDKISHLRDVDVILTTGKAGIQMISKAVLEALPSGKLVADVNAVPPTGIFNLAPNDDLKEVVPGIKGVGALAVGVLKYDVEIEMLETIRTSEKFVMLDENHALEIAQRRLAG from the coding sequence ATGACGAACGAGCGAAAGCATCTGCTCTATTTTTTAACGACGGAAGCCCAACCGAGTCCGTTCGACATCAATATGGCGTATGATGCCGGCTTCCACGCCGTCATTCCATACGGCAGCGTCAATGAGGAGTCGGCGGTCCTGCTGGTGCAGGACATCATCTTCTCCAGGGGGCCAAAGGGCGCCAAATTCAGCGCGCTGTTCATCGGGGGCAACGACGTCGATTCGGCCGAGCGTGTCCGTCAGGCCGCGGCGAAGAGCATGTTCCCCCCCTTTCAGGTGTCGATGATGATCGATCCTAAAGGGTCGTACACGACGGCGGTGGCGCTGGTCGCCAAAGCGGAAAAGGCCGTCGGCGGCCTGCGCGGCAAGCGGGTGGCCATCCCGGGCGGAACGGGCCCGGTCGGCATTGTTGCGGCGACCCTGTGTGTCAAGCTGGGAGCGGAGGTCGTTATCGGCTCCCGGCAACTGAGCGGCGTGCAGCAGTTGGCGGAGCGACTGTCGGCCAAGACAGGGGGGACGGTGAAGGGCGCCGCCATGGCGACGGACGATGATAAGATCTCGCACCTGCGCGACGTGGATGTGATCCTGACGACCGGTAAGGCGGGGATCCAGATGATTTCCAAGGCGGTTCTGGAGGCGCTGCCGTCGGGGAAGCTTGTGGCCGACGTGAACGCGGTTCCTCCGACCGGCATCTTCAACCTGGCGCCGAATGATGACCTGAAAGAGGTCGTACCGGGCATTAAGGGGGTCGGTGCGCTGGCGGTCGGCGTCCTGAAATACGATGTCGAGATCGAGATGCTCGAGACGATCCGGACCTCCGAGAAGTTTGTGATGCTTGACGAGAATCACGCCCTGGAGATCGCGCAGAGACGGCTGGCCGGCTGA
- the fae gene encoding formaldehyde-activating enzyme — protein sequence MAMRDIMVGESLVGDGNEVAHIDLMIGPKNGPVGAVLAQRLAQQSAGHSALLAVVAPNLLAKPATVMFNKVTIKGAKQAVQMFGPAQAAVAKAVVDSVAEGVIPAKDAEDLAIVVGVFIHWEADDNKKIFDFNYQATKESIARALAEQPSMSDILAAKDKVKHPFA from the coding sequence ATGGCAATGCGCGACATCATGGTTGGCGAGTCATTGGTAGGTGACGGCAACGAGGTGGCACATATTGACCTGATGATCGGCCCCAAGAACGGTCCGGTCGGCGCCGTCCTCGCACAGCGCCTCGCTCAGCAGTCTGCGGGTCACAGCGCCCTTCTGGCGGTGGTGGCGCCGAATTTGCTGGCGAAGCCTGCGACGGTGATGTTCAACAAAGTGACGATTAAAGGGGCAAAACAGGCGGTTCAGATGTTCGGCCCGGCCCAGGCCGCTGTGGCCAAGGCTGTGGTGGATAGCGTCGCGGAAGGCGTTATTCCGGCGAAAGATGCTGAAGATCTGGCGATCGTTGTCGGCGTGTTTATTCACTGGGAAGCCGACGACAATAAAAAGATCTTCGACTTTAACTATCAGGCGACCAAGGAGTCGATCGCGCGGGCATTGGCCGAGCAGCCGTCGATGAGTGACATCCTCGCCGCGAAGGACAAGGTCAAGCATCCCTTTGCGTAG
- a CDS encoding lytic transglycosylase, whose translation MCLHTAAGFGIFLQSLIAVDQSGGGVRKGWHIAIALAGLILLSAGPALGEIYYRTDTDGLVYFTNAPTTPQHRLLRPGVLPATTKLTAANISGLIDVLAAEYELDPALIRAVIQVESNFNRKAISPKGAQGLMQLMPGTVWRFSVGDVYDPHENVGAGARYLRELLNLFEGDVTLALAAYNAGENAVLRYKGVPPYAETRDYVTKVLGLYRRGRQERQATELPIKAVRRAATPSPPSPPPSIYKAEVSDTIVYSNIPPIVQSP comes from the coding sequence TTGTGCTTGCACACGGCGGCCGGATTTGGTATATTTTTACAAAGTTTAATTGCGGTCGACCAATCAGGAGGCGGTGTGAGAAAGGGATGGCATATCGCAATAGCGCTGGCGGGCTTGATCCTGCTGTCGGCGGGACCGGCGTTGGGAGAGATCTATTACCGGACCGACACGGATGGGCTGGTCTACTTTACCAATGCGCCGACAACGCCGCAACACAGGCTGCTCCGGCCTGGTGTCCTGCCCGCCACCACAAAACTCACCGCCGCGAACATATCCGGACTCATTGATGTCCTGGCGGCCGAGTACGAGCTTGATCCGGCCCTGATTCGAGCGGTGATCCAGGTGGAGTCGAACTTCAACCGTAAGGCGATCTCGCCGAAGGGGGCGCAAGGGCTGATGCAACTCATGCCGGGGACCGTCTGGCGCTTTTCCGTCGGCGATGTCTACGATCCCCACGAGAATGTCGGCGCCGGCGCCAGATACCTTCGCGAACTTCTGAACCTGTTTGAGGGAGATGTGACGCTGGCGTTAGCCGCCTACAATGCCGGCGAGAACGCCGTACTTCGGTATAAGGGCGTACCGCCCTATGCAGAGACCCGGGACTACGTGACCAAAGTCCTCGGCCTGTACCGGCGCGGTCGGCAGGAGCGCCAGGCGACCGAGCTGCCGATCAAAGCAGTCAGGCGGGCGGCGACTCCGTCCCCACCATCGCCGCCGCCGTCCATCTACAAGGCCGAGGTGTCTGATACCATTGTGTACTCGAATATCCCGCCGATCGTTCAATCCCCTTAG
- a CDS encoding ZIP family magnesium transporter, with translation MESFYISLAFGCAAAAANVAGGLLITIKRRWDEVLLKYFLALGTGFMLGAAFLGMVPESVRLTEHAPLLILGGYLLIHFAEHILAPHFHFGEETHVEAVLAPAVSLFALTGLLVHTFFDGVSIASGFHVSTELGVLIFVAVALHKIPEGFTVGSIMLASGRTRTIAVASSVALAFSTIFGVLFASYLEGLLGYRLAVSAGVMIYVAASDLMPEVNREKGILMAVMVFVGVLLFYVTEQLLSGLGH, from the coding sequence ATGGAATCGTTCTACATAAGCTTGGCCTTCGGCTGCGCCGCTGCCGCGGCGAACGTGGCCGGCGGACTGCTGATCACGATCAAACGACGATGGGACGAGGTGCTGCTGAAATACTTCCTCGCCCTCGGGACCGGCTTTATGCTGGGGGCCGCCTTCCTTGGGATGGTGCCGGAGAGCGTGCGCCTGACCGAGCACGCGCCCCTGCTGATTCTCGGCGGGTATCTGCTCATCCATTTTGCCGAGCATATCCTGGCGCCCCATTTTCACTTCGGCGAGGAAACCCACGTAGAGGCGGTCCTGGCGCCGGCGGTCAGCCTCTTCGCCCTGACCGGTCTGCTGGTCCATACCTTCTTCGATGGGGTGTCGATCGCATCGGGCTTCCATGTCAGCACGGAGCTGGGGGTCTTGATCTTCGTGGCGGTAGCGCTTCACAAGATTCCCGAGGGATTTACGGTCGGTTCCATCATGCTGGCGTCCGGCAGGACACGTACGATCGCTGTCGCATCATCGGTGGCGCTTGCCTTCTCGACGATCTTTGGCGTCCTGTTTGCGTCGTACCTTGAGGGGCTGCTGGGGTATCGGCTGGCCGTGTCGGCAGGGGTCATGATCTATGTAGCGGCATCCGACCTGATGCCGGAGGTCAATCGTGAGAAAGGGATCCTGATGGCGGTCATGGTGTTCGTTGGGGTCCTGCTGTTTTATGTCACCGAACAGTTGCTTTCCGGTCTGGGTCACTGA
- a CDS encoding nucleoside triphosphate pyrophosphohydrolase, which produces MAEASGAQFEALVRIMERLREDNGCPWDREQTRQTLKPFLIEEAYEVVEAIDEEDPKQIMEELGDLLFQVIFHAQVAAEQREFTIGQVLAAITEKMVRRHPHVFGDGTASTAHEVLEQWEELKRKERHAVSTAPVSALDGVPRELPALLRAQRLQDKASRVGFDWHEISGVKAKLEEELGELTEAIESATPEAIEQELGDVLFSLVNLARFLNLNAEEALRKSVVRFTTRFRSMEEALRCDGRRFDEIGLEEMERLWQDAKRQARTSDA; this is translated from the coding sequence ATGGCGGAGGCGAGCGGAGCGCAGTTCGAGGCATTGGTGCGAATTATGGAGCGATTGCGGGAGGACAACGGGTGCCCGTGGGACCGGGAGCAGACACGGCAGACCCTGAAGCCGTTCCTGATCGAGGAAGCCTATGAAGTGGTGGAGGCGATCGACGAAGAAGACCCCAAACAGATCATGGAGGAGTTGGGTGATCTGCTGTTTCAGGTCATATTTCACGCCCAGGTCGCGGCCGAACAGCGCGAGTTCACCATCGGGCAGGTTTTGGCGGCGATAACGGAGAAGATGGTGCGCCGTCACCCCCATGTCTTCGGCGACGGAACCGCCTCCACGGCCCACGAGGTCCTGGAACAGTGGGAGGAACTGAAGCGCAAGGAGCGTCATGCCGTATCGACGGCCCCCGTATCGGCCCTGGATGGTGTCCCGCGAGAACTCCCCGCTCTCCTGCGCGCTCAACGGCTGCAGGATAAGGCATCGCGGGTCGGGTTTGATTGGCACGAGATCTCCGGAGTCAAGGCAAAGCTTGAAGAGGAGCTTGGCGAGCTGACAGAGGCGATCGAGTCCGCCACGCCGGAGGCGATCGAACAGGAATTGGGAGACGTCCTGTTCAGTCTGGTTAACCTTGCCAGATTCCTGAACCTGAACGCGGAGGAGGCGCTGCGTAAAAGCGTTGTGCGCTTTACGACCAGGTTCCGGTCCATGGAGGAAGCGCTGCGTTGCGATGGTCGTCGCTTCGACGAGATCGGCCTGGAGGAGATGGAGCGGTTGTGGCAGGACGCCAAGCGTCAAGCGCGCACCTCCGACGCATGA